Genomic segment of Dactylococcopsis salina PCC 8305:
TGAGAGATCATAAATAGCAAGGAAATCAATAATGATCAATCTTATCTTAATAGACAAAGTAGCCCCCAATAATCCAGCAAAATCCTGTTTAAGGAAGACAAGGAAGACAAGGGAGACAAGAGAGCAATGGGAGACAAGAGAGCAATGGGAGACAAGAGAGCAATGGGAGACAAGAGAGCAATGGGAGACAAGAGAGCAATGGGAGACAAGAGAGCAATGGGAGACAAGAGAGCGATTTTTCTCCCGCATCTTCCCCATCTTCCCCATCTTCCCCATCTTCCCCATCTCCCCCATCTTCCCCATCTCCCCCATCTTCCCCATCTCCCCCATCTCTCCCGATTCCCGATTCCCGACTCCCGACTCCCGAACTACACTGAAAACATGAACTTTTTCAGCAAACCCTAATTAAGAATAATACGGGGGTGCGCGATCGAGTTTTTTATGTGTTTAATCGCATTGATGAAACTTGGTATAACAATCTGAGTTATCAATTTTTGCTCTGCTTAATTCCCCCAAAATTGGGGGCGAGGGGGCGTAATCGACAAATTCCCCCCAAATTGGGGGTGAGGGGGCGTAATCGACAAATTCCCCCCAAATTGGGGGTGAGGGGGCGTAATCGACAAATTCCCCCCAAATTGGGGGTGAGGGGGCAGAATTTGCCACTGATGACTTTATTCGTGATCCGTTTCTAATTGTTTAGCGTGTCCCCAGAAGGCTTCGATCCCGTAAAATTCTCGTTCCTCTGGCAATAAAATATGTGCAATTACATCGCCATAATCTAATAATATCCAGTTCCGTTCCTTTTGCCCTTCTGCGCGTATCGGTGCGTAATGAAATTGCCTTTCTACCGTATCCTCGATCGCATCTGAAATCGCTTTGACTTGGGTGCGCGAGTGACCGGTACTAATGACAAAGTAATCAGCGAGATAAGAAACTTCTGTTACTTCTAAAAGAACAATATCACTGGCTTTGCGAGTAGCGGCGGCTTCGACAATAGTTCGAGCTAATTTTTCGGCATCTGTCAAAGTAGGAGTGTTGGTGGAAGTGGAATTAGAGTTAGGCTGATGATTCATGAAATCGGATGATTAATTTGCGTTCTGCTGACAATGGAAACTAAAAGGTTTTTCAATTCACTTATCCCTAAGATAGCGTGGATATTGGTCGATCGAGGGACAATTGCAGGAAGAATTTAAACTTTTGTTGCTTGCATTGCCCAGTTACGAGTGGCGACAGTGCGAGGATGAATCGGACGACCTTTTTGGATCAACTTTTTAATACTCACATCGCACACTTGATAAACGCCCCGATACAAGCTTTCCCAAGTAGCTTCTCGCATGGCGTTTAGTTCTTCATCATCACCGCGATTGGGTTCGAGTTTATCAGCGACAAACACAATACAACTGATTTTAGACATTTCTGCATTCCCCAAAGTGTGTTCTGCGATCGCCCTTAAAATTTCTTCATCTTTGACGTGAAATGTATCTTCCGCTACGATCGCGCTCACATCAGCGTGTAATAAATGAGGACGCACCGCACAAATTTCGTCAATTACGATCTTTTTTTCTTGTGCCATTGCTAACAACTGATCGGCGGGAAAATACTTCGCCAAATCGTGCATCAATCCTGCGGTTTGTGCTTTTTCTTCATCCGCCGCATGAACTTTCGCTACCTGTTTCGACATTTCTTCCACACCGAGAATATGCTGAACACGGGAACTGGGAACATTTTCCTCTAACCAAGCTATTACTTTTTCTCTTTCTACTACCAAATTTCTTCTCCTTTTTTTATAATCTGTGTTCAGTTTCGCGACTTTCCCCCCTTTTCCAAGTAGGGTGGGCAAGGCAAACCCCTAATTAAAACGGATTGAACAATTGGTCAACGGTGAATTGCAATTCGGGGAAAGTGGGCGATCGAATGAGGTCATCTCTTTTAAACTGTTGAACCTCATACTCCCCATCAACTAAAGTATAAACGCTCAAAGTGGGTTGTTTGGGAGAACCAATATAGCGCCGTCCTCCAATGCCAAGATAATCCGCAATCCAATATTCTTCAATCCCCATACTTTCATAATCAGAGAGTTTGAGGGCGTAATCATCGCGCCAGTTGGTGGAAACAACTTCTACTATTAGCTTGACCGATTTTGGAGTCTGAAGGATTGAGGAACTTTCCCATCTTGGTTCATCAGCTAAACCGACGCGATTAACCACAGCAATATCTGGTTCATATCCTGTATCGTCAGATATTTTAATAATACATTCTCTGGGGATAAAGTAAGGCAATTCCATTTGATCAATCGCGTAATTCAATTTTTTGATACCAAACCCTGTAATTTCTGAATGTTTTCCTTTCGGCTTTGGCATCTCAACAATTACTCCTCGTTTTAATTCATAGTTAATTTCTGATGTTTCTGGATACCAATCAATAAATTCATCGAATGATAGGGGCGTTTTATCGACGGCTGCAATCATTGATTTTACTCCTCCTTATTATCTCTCATATTAGGTTTACATATTGGCGTAAATTGTTGGGTTTTTACATCCAACGGACTTTTTAAGCGGATAATTCAGGATCGTTCATTGCTTCCAGAATTGCTTTTCCTTTCTCTTTTAAGGTTTCTCGTAAACTTTCAGGAGTAACCACTTTGGCTTCACCGCCAAAGCCTAAAATCCAACGCTGAAGGTCAATATCTTCTAATGACCATTGTGGTAAACGAACCCGAAACCGATGAGGAAATTTCGGGTCGGAAGTTTTTCTTAAACTAAACAAGGTGCGATTTTTTCGTAATAATTCTCGATTGAAGGGTTGCGACATTTTCATTTGTTTGAGGGGGAAACGTTGTGTTCCTTCGCTAATAAAACGGAAGATTTTTTCGGTAAACCAGATTTCAATGGTGATTTCTATTTGTTTTCGTTCCGCTTCTTCACTACTTAAATATTTTTGCTGCAGTTTGGGATCGTTTCCTAAAAAGATACCGCCACAACTTTTATAAAGGGTGATTAAACGTTGCAAAGATTTAAGTTGGGCGCTGCGCGATCGAGTTTTGCTTTGAGTTTGTCCTAAAAATAATCGATCGAGGCGTTCAAATCGTAACAACCCCTTATTCTCGCCCTCATTATGTTCAAATCCTAAATACCAACCGATATTATGAAAAACAATTTGTAACGGATAAATTTTAAACAAAGATTCAGTTTCAGGATTAAACGTTCCTCCTCCTGGTATTCTTCCTAATTCTAACAATTGTCCCGCCTCGATCGCCCTTTCTAATTCCTCTGTTTTTAGCGCAACAGATAAATCCGAAACTTTTTCCCGATCGACAATATTTCGATTATGAATTGCTCGCACAGGATAAGGATAAGACTGTGCTAACTTAGACGTTTCTATCCGTTGTTTAAAGCGTTCATAAACCTGTAGCGCGATCGGATCATCTAAACTTTTCGCTTGTGTTTCTAACAAATAAAATACCTTAATCAAATCATTTTCTGATAAAATTGCTGTTCCTGCAAAATAACCTCGCTTCATCGGAAACTCTGGTAAAATCTCATAAGGCTTTAAAACTTTCTCTATATCTTTACGCACCCGATCTCGATAATCATCAGCTAAAATTTCTTCTTCCTGCATTCGTTTTACCAAACTATTTAAAGTTCCTTCCCCCTTCTTAAAAATAAACGGTTCATGGATAATCAAGCGAATCATTTTAATTAACCTTTCAAAGGTTTCTAAATCAGAATAACTATGTGTGGGTAATTCTGAATCTTCTTTAATTGTAATTTCTAAATCTTTTTTGATCTCTGCTTTGCCAATAATACCATTAACTTCTAACCACTGTAAATCAGTTGAAATCGCTTCTGGATCAGCATATATCGGATCAGCAACTTTGCTCATAAAGGCACAAATTTCGTCCAATTCTGTCTGATAGGTTTGCTTTGGTTTCCCGACGACTGCTTCTAAAGTTTCAGGGGAAGTTTGTTGCAAATTTCCAATTCCAGGATAAGTTAACAGGAGGTGAATTAAATACATTAAACGCTCAAAGTCTAATAAATTAGAATAAGCATGACGGATGATTTTCTGAGTGCGATTTTGACGATTAATCACACTACGAGAAAATTGAGAAAGTTTTTGCTGAAATTGAGCCGTTAATGAGGTTTTTAATTGAGAATTAAGCGGATAAACAGCAACAAAACCTTCCGCAGCAATGGGAGGAAACGTTTTCAAAGATTCAGACATTCTTTTAATCACTGTTTCGGGAACTTTGCGCTCTCTTTTTTGATTCCATTGTAAACAAGTTTTTAGAGGCGTTTTCAAATGCCAACCGAACCATTCTACATTGTTATATTGATTGAGATGTTGTAATAATCCCATCCGCCAAGAACGTTTGGCATTCGTCGCATCATATATAATCGGATTATCTGCGTTAATATGGGCTTCAATTTGACGAAAAACCTCGGTTTCTATTGCTGACCAATTTCCTTGAATATTCTCATCTCCAAATAATTGTTCTCGGATTTTATCTGTAGAAACAATGCGATAATTGGGATTATTTTCTACAATATTCTGAGCTAAAGTTGATTTTCCACTGCTGGGACATCCGATTAAAATATGACAAAACATAATACTTAATGAGTGATTGATTATTCGTTATTTCATAACCGAGAATTGCTTATACCAATCCTAAATTTTATTTAAAAAATTGATTGATGAAAGCCCCCAGAATTGGGGGTTTGGGGGCAAATTGATGAAAGCCCCCAGAATTGGGGGTTTGGGAGCAAATTGATGAAAGCCCCCAGAATTGGGGGTTTGGGGGCAAATTGATGAAAGCCCCCAGAATTGGGGGTTTGGGGGCAAATTGATGAAAGCCCCCAGAATTGGGGGTTTGGGGGCAAATTGATAAAAGTCCCCAGAATTGGGGGTTTGGGGGCAAATTGATGAAAGCCCCCAGAATTGCGGGTTTGGGGGCAAATTGATGCAAGCCCCCAGAATTGCGGGTTTGGGGGCAAATTGATGCAAGCCCCCAGAATTGCGGGTTTGGGGGCAAATTGATGCAAGCCCCCAGAATTGCGGGTTTGGGGGCAAATTGATGCAAGCCCCCAGAATTGGGGGTTTGGGGGCAAATTGATGCAAGCCCCCAGAATTGGGGGTTTGGGGGCAAATTGATGCAAGCCCCCAGAATTGGGGGTTTGGGGGCAAATTGATGCAAGCCCCCAGAATTGGGGGTTTGGGGGCAAATTGATGCAAGCCCCCAGAATTGGGGGTTTGGGGGCAAATTGATGCAAGCCCCCAGAATTGGGGGTTTGGGGGCAAATTGATGCAAGCCCCCAGAATTGGGGGTTTGGGGGCAAATTGATGCAAGCCCCCAGAATTGGGGGTTTGGGGGCAAATTGATGCAAGCCCCCAGAATTGGGGGTTTGGGGGCAAATTGATGCAAGCCCCCAGAATTGGGGGTTTGGGGGCAAATTGATGCAAGCCCCCAGAATTGGGGGTTTGGGGGCAAATTGATGCAAGCCCCCAGAATTGGGGGTTTGGGGGCAAATGTATGAATCATGTAGAATTGGTACACTGCTAATATAGGTTAGCTTATTCCGCGGTAAATGGAAATAAATTAGCGCGAACGACAAACAGCGTCAGTAGGAGCGCAAAATGTTAAAATTACTTTACAAAAAGAGTCAGCGTTGAAATTTCGCTATGAAATGTATAATTAATCGTCGCGCTCAGTTTTCTGCTGCCCACCGTTACTGGCTTCCAGAGCTAAGTGAAGCGGAAAATGAAGCCAAATTCGGAACAGGAAGTCGATACCCTGGACATGGACATAATTATGTTCTTTATGTTTCTCTAGAGGGGGAAATTGACCAATATGGGATGGTGATGAATCTGTCTGAGGTCAAACCTGTAATTCGGAAACAAATTACTGAGCAACTCAATAACGCACATCTGAATGAGGTTTGGCGTGAGTTTACAGAAACACTCCCCACCACTGAAAATGTTGCGAGAGTGATTTGGCAGCGTTTAGAGTCTTATTTACCGTTGGTGAATATTCGTTTATTTGAACATCCACAACTTTGGGCTGATTATCAAGGAAGAAATATGGAAGCGTCATTAACTGTTGGTACACATTTTAGTGCAGCACACCGTCTCGCACGTCCCGATTTAAGTTATGAGGAAAATTGCGAAATTTATGGGAAATGCGCTCGTCCTCATGGTCATGGACACAATTATCATTTAGAGGTGACGGTTACGGGAGAAATTGATCCTCGCACGGGAATGATTGTTAATTTGGAAAAACTCCATGATATTTTAGAGGAGTTTGTCGTCGAACCGTTTGATCACTATTTCCTTAATGAGGATATTCCTTATTTCGCAGAAGTTGTTCCTACTGCGGAAAATATCGCGGTGTATATTGGTCAGTTGCTACAACAACCCACTCAAGAGTTAGGGGTCATGTTGGATAAAATTAAGTTGATTGAAAGTCCTAATAATTCTTGTGAGATTAATTGTCGGTCTCTCAGTCAAGAATTTAGCAATCAAGCGACTCGTGAACCCGCTTTAGCGAGTTATTAACTGTTTTAATTGATTCTTTAATCATCATCGAGTTCCTGGCGACGAATGTTGAGACAACACCACTCTTTGCGTCGCCAGAGTGTTCCTACTTTCCAACCATGTTTTTCTAGGGAATCGGCGATCGGTTGTGCTTTTTCCATTAAAATCCCACTGAGAATCCCCCAAGTGTGAGGAAGGGCGATCGCGCTAAACTCTGGAATCAAATCTAAAATCACTTCTGCGAGAATATTACAGATAATCCCATCAAAACCCTTGGGATACATGGAAGCCAAACGCTTCACACTCCCTTGTTCTACCAGCAACTGTTCTGATTTAACACGGTTCAATTGACGATTACTGCGAGTTGCTCGTACCGCTAGGGGATCAGTATCTACTGCGTAGGCTTTTTCCGCGCCAAATAGCAAGGCTGCGATCGATAAAATCCCTGAGCCACAACCGATGTCAGCAATAATACCGCCTTTTTTTCCCATACTGTAACGCATTTCTACGGATTCTAAACACAGTTGTGTTGTGGGATGAACTCCAGTTCCAAATGCTACGCCAGGATCAAGACGAAGCACCACTCGTTCTGTATCATTAGGAGGAGAGAGCCACGCGGGACAAACCAAAAGGCGATCGCCAATTTCTTGAGGATGCCAATATTTCTTCCAACTACTCGCCCAATCTTGCTCATCAATGAGATGCCAACTGGTTTTAGGCTCTTCCACTCCCATTGTTACCGCATCTTGTTCTATCCAGAGAGATAGAGCGGCTAAATCTAGGGGATGCGCTCGCACTTGGGGGAGATAACCTCGTATCAACCGCAGTTCCTCTTTTTGCTCTGTTACCATCCCCTGACAACCAAATTCATCCAACCGCCAGAAGAGAAGTTCTTCTAACGTCGGATCACACGAGATTTTGATTTCCCACCAACTATTTGTCATCTTTCTTTGTTACTGGCTCTTGTACCATTTTCTAATCAATTTATATCAGGTTCAGGTAATTGCTTATGATTAGTGTTGGGTTTCGCTTCCCTCGTTTCAGTGATCAGTGATCAGTGATCAGTGACCAGTGATCAGTGACCAGTAAGCAGTGATCAGTGACCAGTAAGCAGTGATCAGTGACCAGTGACCAGTGATCAGTGATCAGTGATCAGTGACCAGTAAGCAGTAAATTAATAAGTGATCGAGCATTTACTGTTACTAATTAAGTTTGAGAAATACTGGTCACTGGTAACTGCTTAACTGGTCACTGATTGTTGTTGGGTTTCGTTTCCCTCCACCCAACCTACAAGCTGCTTTTGGTTATTTTACCCGTTTAGAGCTTAATCGTATAAGCGTCTCGGATTCCCGAAATTTTAGTGATTTCGGTTAAAACGTCTTCTGGCAAGGGATCATCAATACTGAGAACCATTACCGCATCACCGCGAACAATTTTCCGTCCGACTTGCATACTGGCAATGTTAACATTAAAGTTACCCAATAATGAACCAATTTGTCCGATAATTCCAGGCATATCACGGTGTAAGGTAAACAACATATAGTTATTGGGGGGAACATTAATCGGGAAACCGTCAACATTAGTGATCCGCATTTCCTGATCACTGAGTAATGCTCCCGTGACAGAATGCTCTCCTAAAGAGCCAATGGCTTCCAAACGCAGTGAACCCGAATAATCATGCACAGAAGCATCTTTGGTTTCAATCACCCGAATGCCTCGCTCTTTCGCCTCGATCGAAGCGTTGACATAATTAACTCGTTCTCGCAACGCTTGTGAGAGTAAGCCTTTTAGTGCTGCCACGACGATCGGTTGGCTTTGACTATCGGTTAATTCTCCTTGCAGACGTACGTTTAACTGTTCCACACGCCCACCAGCTAATTGACCCACTAAGTTGCCTAATGTTTCTGCTAATTGTAGGAAGGGACGTAATTTTTCCAACACATCTGGGTTTAAGCCTGGAATATTCACCGCCGATCGAGCGGGTAAACCCAGCAATACATCCCGAATCTGTTCCGCTACATCAACCGCGACATTAGTTTGTGCTTCTTCAGTGGAAGCGCCCAAGTGAGGGGTGAGAACCATATTTGCTCCCACATTGCGTAATTTTGACTCTCCTAGGGGTTCTTCTGCAAACACATCTAACGCCGCACCGCCGATCGTGCCATTTTCCACCGCTTCTGCGATCGCATCTTCATCAATCACTCCCCCGCGAGAACAATTAATAATGCGGGTGGTGGGCTTCATTTTCGCCAAGGATTCAGCATTAATCAAGTTTTCGGTTTCTGGAGTGCGAGGAATATGGAGAGTAATATAGTCAGCTTCGGTGAAAATCATCTCTAAATCCACCAAGCGACAGCCCAATTGTTCCGCACGTTCGGCAGAAATAAACGGATCATACGCTAACAATTTCATTCCCATGGCACGAGCAACTGTCGCCACATGAGAACCAATTTTACCTAATCCCACTACGCCCAGAGTTTTCTTGTAAACTTCTGAACCAATAAACTGTTTACGTTCCCATTTACCACTTTTTACGGATTGATTAGCGTCTGGGATATGACGAGATAGGGATAACATCATCGCCAAAGCGTGTTCCGCAGCCGCGATCGTATTTCCTTCTGGGGAGTTAACCACGACAATTCCCCGACGGGTTGCGGTTGGTACGTCAATGTTATCCACACCAACCCCAGCGCGACCAATAATTTTAAGTTGGTTTCCCGCTTCAATCACCTCTTGGGTGACTTTCGTTCCCGATCGCACCATCAGCGCATCATATTCGGGAATGGCTTTGATCAATTCTTCAGGGGAAAGTTTAGTATTAACATCCACTTGCGCCACTTGGGAGAGAATATCAATCCCCGCTTGATCGACAGAATCTGAAACTAAGACTTTAGACATAAGTTACTACTTTGAGATCAACATACATAGAGGGTGTCCTGTCTATGAGTTTAAGGGACAATTCGTCATTGTCTAGAGAATCCATAATGTATCTTTTCATACTTTTGACCAGAAAACTACTGTTATGGCGCTACGCAAGATGGGGGAGATGGGGGAGATGGGGGAGATGGGGGAGATGGGGAAGTTGGGGAAGATGAACTTGCGGACGATCGTCTGATTAGAATGGAAATTGCTATATAAACACCAAAATCAATGATCAGGCATTTATGAAATATTTAATTGCGGTGCTTCCCGATCGAATCGAAGCGGAGGAAGCCTATACCAAACTCTTAAAAGAAGGAATTGATCAAAAACAAGTGGAAATGGTGGGAAAAGGCTATAAAACCGCCGATGAATTTGGTTTTCTGAATCCGAATCAGGAAGCGCGAAAACAGATTATCCGCATGGCAATTTGGTTATTTCCCTTTGGTTTTGCTGCTGGCTATGTGTTTAATGTTTTAACCGAAATCTATTTATTTGACTGGGCTGGTGCTTTGGGGAATCATATTATTGCAGGGTTCTTCGGTGCGATCGCGGCTTTGATGGGGGCGTTTTTCGTCGGTGGCGGTGTCGGAATTGGTTTTGGGAGTGGGGATGCGCTTCCTTATCGCAATCGCCTAAATGAGGGCAAATATCTAGTTGTAGTGAAAGGTTCAGAATTAGTCACTGAACAAGCAACTCGCCTATTGCGCCAGTTTAACCCAGAAACCCTACAAGGCTACGAAGAAAACCAATAATTAATGATTAATCAGAATGTTACCAAAAGAGCAAATTTTGAAGGGAGTGGAAAACCGCGAGGAAATCACTCGGATCATTGATATCGCTGAACAAGCGATGAAA
This window contains:
- a CDS encoding Uma2 family endonuclease — translated: MIAAVDKTPLSFDEFIDWYPETSEINYELKRGVIVEMPKPKGKHSEITGFGIKKLNYAIDQMELPYFIPRECIIKISDDTGYEPDIAVVNRVGLADEPRWESSSILQTPKSVKLIVEVVSTNWRDDYALKLSDYESMGIEEYWIADYLGIGGRRYIGSPKQPTLSVYTLVDGEYEVQQFKRDDLIRSPTFPELQFTVDQLFNPF
- a CDS encoding WYL domain-containing protein is translated as MFCHILIGCPSSGKSTLAQNIVENNPNYRIVSTDKIREQLFGDENIQGNWSAIETEVFRQIEAHINADNPIIYDATNAKRSWRMGLLQHLNQYNNVEWFGWHLKTPLKTCLQWNQKRERKVPETVIKRMSESLKTFPPIAAEGFVAVYPLNSQLKTSLTAQFQQKLSQFSRSVINRQNRTQKIIRHAYSNLLDFERLMYLIHLLLTYPGIGNLQQTSPETLEAVVGKPKQTYQTELDEICAFMSKVADPIYADPEAISTDLQWLEVNGIIGKAEIKKDLEITIKEDSELPTHSYSDLETFERLIKMIRLIIHEPFIFKKGEGTLNSLVKRMQEEEILADDYRDRVRKDIEKVLKPYEILPEFPMKRGYFAGTAILSENDLIKVFYLLETQAKSLDDPIALQVYERFKQRIETSKLAQSYPYPVRAIHNRNIVDREKVSDLSVALKTEELERAIEAGQLLELGRIPGGGTFNPETESLFKIYPLQIVFHNIGWYLGFEHNEGENKGLLRFERLDRLFLGQTQSKTRSRSAQLKSLQRLITLYKSCGGIFLGNDPKLQQKYLSSEEAERKQIEITIEIWFTEKIFRFISEGTQRFPLKQMKMSQPFNRELLRKNRTLFSLRKTSDPKFPHRFRVRLPQWSLEDIDLQRWILGFGGEAKVVTPESLRETLKEKGKAILEAMNDPELSA
- the serA gene encoding phosphoglycerate dehydrogenase; this translates as MSKVLVSDSVDQAGIDILSQVAQVDVNTKLSPEELIKAIPEYDALMVRSGTKVTQEVIEAGNQLKIIGRAGVGVDNIDVPTATRRGIVVVNSPEGNTIAAAEHALAMMLSLSRHIPDANQSVKSGKWERKQFIGSEVYKKTLGVVGLGKIGSHVATVARAMGMKLLAYDPFISAERAEQLGCRLVDLEMIFTEADYITLHIPRTPETENLINAESLAKMKPTTRIINCSRGGVIDEDAIAEAVENGTIGGAALDVFAEEPLGESKLRNVGANMVLTPHLGASTEEAQTNVAVDVAEQIRDVLLGLPARSAVNIPGLNPDVLEKLRPFLQLAETLGNLVGQLAGGRVEQLNVRLQGELTDSQSQPIVVAALKGLLSQALRERVNYVNASIEAKERGIRVIETKDASVHDYSGSLRLEAIGSLGEHSVTGALLSDQEMRITNVDGFPINVPPNNYMLFTLHRDMPGIIGQIGSLLGNFNVNIASMQVGRKIVRGDAVMVLSIDDPLPEDVLTEITKISGIRDAYTIKL
- the yqeK gene encoding bis(5'-nucleosyl)-tetraphosphatase (symmetrical) YqeK, yielding MVVEREKVIAWLEENVPSSRVQHILGVEEMSKQVAKVHAADEEKAQTAGLMHDLAKYFPADQLLAMAQEKKIVIDEICAVRPHLLHADVSAIVAEDTFHVKDEEILRAIAEHTLGNAEMSKISCIVFVADKLEPNRGDDEELNAMREATWESLYRGVYQVCDVSIKKLIQKGRPIHPRTVATRNWAMQATKV
- the prmA gene encoding 50S ribosomal protein L11 methyltransferase, which codes for MTNSWWEIKISCDPTLEELLFWRLDEFGCQGMVTEQKEELRLIRGYLPQVRAHPLDLAALSLWIEQDAVTMGVEEPKTSWHLIDEQDWASSWKKYWHPQEIGDRLLVCPAWLSPPNDTERVVLRLDPGVAFGTGVHPTTQLCLESVEMRYSMGKKGGIIADIGCGSGILSIAALLFGAEKAYAVDTDPLAVRATRSNRQLNRVKSEQLLVEQGSVKRLASMYPKGFDGIICNILAEVILDLIPEFSAIALPHTWGILSGILMEKAQPIADSLEKHGWKVGTLWRRKEWCCLNIRRQELDDD
- the rsfS gene encoding ribosome silencing factor codes for the protein MNHQPNSNSTSTNTPTLTDAEKLARTIVEAAATRKASDIVLLEVTEVSYLADYFVISTGHSRTQVKAISDAIEDTVERQFHYAPIRAEGQKERNWILLDYGDVIAHILLPEEREFYGIEAFWGHAKQLETDHE
- a CDS encoding 6-carboxytetrahydropterin synthase, which produces MKCIINRRAQFSAAHRYWLPELSEAENEAKFGTGSRYPGHGHNYVLYVSLEGEIDQYGMVMNLSEVKPVIRKQITEQLNNAHLNEVWREFTETLPTTENVARVIWQRLESYLPLVNIRLFEHPQLWADYQGRNMEASLTVGTHFSAAHRLARPDLSYEENCEIYGKCARPHGHGHNYHLEVTVTGEIDPRTGMIVNLEKLHDILEEFVVEPFDHYFLNEDIPYFAEVVPTAENIAVYIGQLLQQPTQELGVMLDKIKLIESPNNSCEINCRSLSQEFSNQATREPALASY